GGTGAATCGCAAGCGCAATGGCAGGAATCAGATAGGCCAGGGACTTGCCGGTGCCCGTCTGCGCCTCAACGACCCCGATGGGCTCCGGCGCGGCCTCCCCCACCAGGATCCGGGCAACATCGGCGATCATCTGGAGCTGCGCGCGGCGCGAGCGAAAACCCTCGGTTGCGGTGCGCACGTCCTCCAGGATCCTGCGCATGAGGTCGCGCTCCGCATCGGTGAGCGGCCGGGTCTCCTCGCCGGCCCCGGGGAGGCCGGAGTCGGTCATCGGGCGGCGCGTCGCGGCGGCCGGGGCACGAGGACCGGCGTGGAGGCCTTGTACGCCTCGTAGTCGGCCTGACCACCCCATTTCTCATCGGCTCGCTGCTCCAGCATGGGAATACCGCTGACCTTCACCAGCAGCCAGCAGACGAACAGTGGCGAGACCCAGCCCAGCCATTGCCACCCGGTCAGTGCCGGCGTCGCCATGACCGCGATGCCTGTCCACAGCATGATCTCGCCGAAATAATTCGGATGACGCGACCACGCCCACAGCCCCTGTCGGATAAAACGACCGTGGTTGGCAGGTTCAGCCTTGAAGACATTCTTCTGGTGATCGGCGATGGCCTCGATGGCAAAGCCACCAGCCCAGATCAACAGCCCCAGCGTGGCCCACACATCCCAGCTGGCGGATGCAGGACTGGTCACCGCGATCAGTGCGGCCAGGAGCGTCACGAAGACCCAGAGCCCCTGGAGCGTCCACGCCATCAAAAAGCGGCCCCAGTAGGGCTTGAGGTCGTCAAAGCGGCCATCCTTGCCGATGCGCTTGACGCGCAGGAACAGAAAGCTGCCCAGACGGCCGCACCAGATCAGCACCAGCGCCGTGATTACCCACCCGCGCACATCCGGACTGGCGAGACTGGCGGCCAGCAGGATGACGCTGGCATAGGTCAGCGCGCCGGCAAGATCGTAATAATGCTCGGTCTGGCGCAAGAAGGATGGCACGAACACCAGCCACTGCACTGCGAAGCCGAATAGCGCCAGCGCTGGCAGCAGGGGAAGACCGGCCACTCGGGTAGCGCCATCGTCCACCAACAGGGCCAACCCCAGCGCGAACAGGGTGGCAACCACACTGACAAGAAAGGCTGAGCTGTTGCGCACGGGACGCTCCGGTTCAATGGTTCGGAAGGAGGTATGCGTGACACTGCCACAAAAGAACCCCGCCGGCCGAACCGCTGCGGGGCTGTCGTTACAATACCTAACGGCTGACAGGTCGTTGCCCGACCAACGCCGGGATTGGAGCCGGCCCTGTCAGTTGCCGATGATTGGTGGGCCGTCTAGGACTCGAACCTAGAACCAATTGATTAAGAGTCAACTGCTCTACCAATTGAGCTAACGGCCCGGAACCGCCTTCCCGCCGGCGTCCCCAGGGGTATCGCCTGGCAGTACTGCTGTATGGGGTGGACGATGGGACTCGAACCCACGACGACTGGAATCACAATCCAGGGCTCTACCAACTGAGCTACGCCCACCATTGTCGCATTTTCCGTTTCGTGGCCGCCGAATCTGGCGCGCCCGGCAGGACTTGAACCTGCAACCCTCGGCTTAGAAGGCCGATGCTCTATCCGGTTGAGCTACGGGCGCTTCTAACCACACCTGCCGCGGCCTGCCGCCAGAGGGCTGGTCGGGGTGGAGGGATTCGAACCCCCGACTTCCTGCTCCCAAAGCAGGCGCGCTACCAGGCTGCGCCACACCCCGTCTGTCGCTGCAGCGAGCCTCGTACGGCGACCCGATCACGGAGCCGGAAATGATACGCAGCGCTACCCGTGGCGTCAATTGTTGCGCTTGTGACCGGTGAATCGCGCGTGCGAGAATTCAGCGCCTCAGGGAACGCCGAACTCCGTTCGCGCAGACCTCTGGCCGGGCCAACAACATCTCCACGGGAGTCCCCATGACCGCAGAAATCCTCGACGGCAAGGCGGCCGCATTGCGACTGCAGCAAACAGTGGGGGCGGGCGTTGCGCGACGCACCGGTGCCGGTGGCCGTCCGCCGGAGCTGGCCGTGGTGCTGGTCGGTGAGAACCCGGCCTCACAGGTCTACGTGCGCAAGAAAAGGAGCCAGTGCGAAGAGGTGGGCATCGTTTCCCACGCCCACGACCTCCCCGCCGATATCGAACAGGAGACGCTGCTGGCGCTCGTCGATGAGCTCAACGCCGCGGCGAATATCGACGGCATCCTGGTGCAGCTGCCGCTGCCTCCGCATATGGACGCGCAACAGGTGATCGACCGCATCGACCCGGCCAAGGATGTCGACGGCTTCCACCCCGTGAACATGGGCCGCCTGGCCCTGAAGCTGCCGGGGCCACGCTCCTGCACACCCCGCGGCGTCATGACGCTGCTGGAGGACGCCGGCATCGTTCTCGCCGGCAAGGATGCCGTGATCATCGGTCAGTCCAACATTGTCGGCCGCCCCATGGCCATGGAACTGCTGAATGCCCGCTGCACCGTCACCATCTGCCATAGCCGCACCCGCGACCTGGAAGCAAAAGTCCGCGGTGCGGACGTGCTGGTTGCCGCCGTCGGGCGACCCGGCTTTGTTCAGGGTGACTGGATCAAGGAAGGCGCCGTGGTGGTGGACGTCGGCATCAACCGGCTTGAGTCGGGCAAACTCGCCGGTGATGTGGACTTCGACGGCGCCCGCCAGCGCGCCGGCTGGATCACGCCGGTACCGGGCGGCGTCGGCCCGATGACCGTGGCGACCCTGCTTGCCAACACCCTGGACGCCGCTGACGCCCGCGACCCCGTCTACTGATTTCGCCAGCCGGGTTGATCGCCCTGCGGACAGTGGAGTGCTAAGGTTGTGGAAAGGCTGGCGAGCGAGGCTTCGCATGACACCCGCAATCGGCGAACGGCGGCATTTCAGCCGAATCGAGTTTGACGGCCCTGCGCAACTGCAGACCCCGGACGCCATCCGCCTGGATGTTCAGGTGGTGGACGTCTCTCTCAAGGGCGTGCTTCTGGAGCTTCCCGGCGCGGATTCTCTGTCAGTATCAGGGGCGTTCGAGCTGACCATTCCACTCAATGACGACATCCGCATCGTCATGTCCCTGGATTTCGCGCACCAGGAGGGGGCACGGGCGGGGTTCCACTGCTCGCACATCGACATGGACAGCATGGGGCACCTGCGGCGGCTGGTGGAGCTCAATCTAGGCGACTCGGAAGCGCTGCGACGGGAACTCGGCGACATGGCCGAGGATCTCTGAGCGGCTGACTCAGATCGAAAATGCCGCGTCCATCGCCTCCTGCAGGCGTTGCACCGCCACCACCTCGATACCTTTCGGCGCCTGCCGCGGGGCGTTCTTCGCCGGGATGATTGCGCGCTTGAAGCCGTGCTTCGCCGCTTCCGCCAGGCGCTCCTCGCCGTTGGGAACCGGGCGGATCTCACCGGCAAGCCCGACTTCACCGAATATCACGCAATCCATGGACAGCGGACGATCCCGGAGACTGGACAGCGCCGCCAGCAGCACCGGCAGGTCGCTGGCCGTCTCCGCAACCCGCACGCCCCCCACAACGTTCATGAACACGTCCTGATCCGCGGTCATCACGCCGCCGTGGCGGAGCAGCACCGCCAGCAGCATGGCCAGGCGATTGCCATCGAGACCCACCGCAACCCGCCGTGGACTGGGCGCCGGACTCTCCGCCACCAGCGCCTGCACTTCCACGAGCAACGGGCGACTGCCGTCGCGGGTGACCATCACGGCACTGCCGCTGACCGGCTCGGGATGACGCGACAGGAAGATGGCGGACGGGTTCTTGACCTGCTTCAACCCGGCGTCGTCCATGGCGAACACGCCCAGTTCGTTGGCAGCCCCGAAGCGGTTCTTCACCGCCCGCAGCAACCGGAAACGGCTGCCGCCCTCGCTCTCGAAGTAGAGCACCGTATCCACCATGTGCTCCAGCACTCGGGGCCCTGCCAGCTGACCGTCCTTGGTCACGTGCCCCACCAGGAACAGGCTGGTCTCCGTCTGCTTGGCGAAGCGGATCAGACGCGCCGCACTCTCGCGCACCTGGGCCACCGACCCGGGTGCCGACTGCAGCGCTTCTGTGAACACCGTCTGCACCGAGTCCACCACCAGCACCCGGGGCTTGCGCTGACGCGCGTGCTCGATGATGGCCTCGACGCAGGTCTCCGCCAGGACCTCCAGGGCATCCGCCGCCACGCCAAGGCGCTCACCACGAAGTGCGACCTGGCGCAGGGATTCCTCACCGGTGACATACAGCACCCGCTCCCTGGTGGCGAGGAAGGCGCTGGTCTGCAACAGCAGCGTGGACTTGCCGATGCCGGGATCACCGCCCAGGAGCACGCAGCCGCCGTGGACCAGCCCGCCCCCGAGAACCCGGTCCAGTTCACGCAGGCCGCTGGTAAAGCGGGCACTCTCCTCCAGGGCCACTTCGCCCAGGGTCATCACCCCGGCGTCGCCGGCATACTGGGCCGCACCCGCCTTCGGTCCAGCGGGTGCCTCCACGGTCTCCTCGAGGGTGTTCCAGGCACCACACTCGGGGCACTGGCCCGCCCACTTCGGACTCCGCGCGCCACAGGCAGTGCAGCTATACAGGGTCCGGGTACGTGCCATGGGCATCACGCTCTTCCTGGAAACGCACGCGCTGGGTCACGGTGCAGAAAAGCTCATAGGCAATGGTGCCTGCGTGACCCGCGACTTCCTCGGCCGGCAGCCCCTCGCCCCAGAGGGTCACCGGGTCGCCGATCTCTACCGGTGCCGGCACATGGCGCAGATCAATAGTGATCATGTCCATGGACACCCGCCCGATCAGCTGCGCACGACTGCCGTTGACCAGCACCGGCGTGCCACTGGGGGCATGGCGCGGATAGCCGTCGCCGTAGCCAATGGCTGCCACGGCCACCGGCATGTCCTCCGGACAGACCCAGGTACCGCCATAGCCGATGGCGTCACCGGCACGGTGGGTGTAAATGGCGTTGATGCGTGTGGACAGGGTCATGGCCGGACGCAGGGGCGCATGCGGCGGATCGGCATGATCGAAGGGC
The DNA window shown above is from Aquisalimonas sp. 2447 and carries:
- a CDS encoding DUF1295 domain-containing protein, with product MRNSSAFLVSVVATLFALGLALLVDDGATRVAGLPLLPALALFGFAVQWLVFVPSFLRQTEHYYDLAGALTYASVILLAASLASPDVRGWVITALVLIWCGRLGSFLFLRVKRIGKDGRFDDLKPYWGRFLMAWTLQGLWVFVTLLAALIAVTSPASASWDVWATLGLLIWAGGFAIEAIADHQKNVFKAEPANHGRFIRQGLWAWSRHPNYFGEIMLWTGIAVMATPALTGWQWLGWVSPLFVCWLLVKVSGIPMLEQRADEKWGGQADYEAYKASTPVLVPRPPRRAAR
- the folD gene encoding bifunctional methylenetetrahydrofolate dehydrogenase/methenyltetrahydrofolate cyclohydrolase FolD yields the protein MTAEILDGKAAALRLQQTVGAGVARRTGAGGRPPELAVVLVGENPASQVYVRKKRSQCEEVGIVSHAHDLPADIEQETLLALVDELNAAANIDGILVQLPLPPHMDAQQVIDRIDPAKDVDGFHPVNMGRLALKLPGPRSCTPRGVMTLLEDAGIVLAGKDAVIIGQSNIVGRPMAMELLNARCTVTICHSRTRDLEAKVRGADVLVAAVGRPGFVQGDWIKEGAVVVDVGINRLESGKLAGDVDFDGARQRAGWITPVPGGVGPMTVATLLANTLDAADARDPVY
- a CDS encoding PilZ domain-containing protein, encoding MTPAIGERRHFSRIEFDGPAQLQTPDAIRLDVQVVDVSLKGVLLELPGADSLSVSGAFELTIPLNDDIRIVMSLDFAHQEGARAGFHCSHIDMDSMGHLRRLVELNLGDSEALRRELGDMAEDL
- the radA gene encoding DNA repair protein RadA → MARTRTLYSCTACGARSPKWAGQCPECGAWNTLEETVEAPAGPKAGAAQYAGDAGVMTLGEVALEESARFTSGLRELDRVLGGGLVHGGCVLLGGDPGIGKSTLLLQTSAFLATRERVLYVTGEESLRQVALRGERLGVAADALEVLAETCVEAIIEHARQRKPRVLVVDSVQTVFTEALQSAPGSVAQVRESAARLIRFAKQTETSLFLVGHVTKDGQLAGPRVLEHMVDTVLYFESEGGSRFRLLRAVKNRFGAANELGVFAMDDAGLKQVKNPSAIFLSRHPEPVSGSAVMVTRDGSRPLLVEVQALVAESPAPSPRRVAVGLDGNRLAMLLAVLLRHGGVMTADQDVFMNVVGGVRVAETASDLPVLLAALSSLRDRPLSMDCVIFGEVGLAGEIRPVPNGEERLAEAAKHGFKRAIIPAKNAPRQAPKGIEVVAVQRLQEAMDAAFSI